From Caldanaerovirga acetigignens, one genomic window encodes:
- a CDS encoding DUF441 domain-containing protein, whose protein sequence is MDQGILSVILFLDEHAIKIGVIILTIGILTPFVSGKITLRDMENLLRSPVAILAILAGTLTVTLSGKGLGFISDNPSVVAGIVLGSVIGVAFFKGVPIGPMTAAGIVAVILSLMKR, encoded by the coding sequence TTGGATCAAGGAATTCTCTCAGTCATACTCTTCCTTGATGAACATGCCATAAAAATTGGCGTGATCATCCTAACCATTGGCATTTTAACCCCTTTTGTCAGCGGAAAAATAACGTTGAGGGACATGGAAAATTTATTAAGAAGTCCGGTAGCTATATTAGCTATACTCGCTGGCACCCTAACGGTAACCTTGTCCGGGAAAGGGCTGGGATTCATCAGCGATAACCCTTCCGTAGTAGCAGGAATAGTTCTAGGATCAGTGATAGGAGTTGCATTTTTCAAAGGTGTCCCCATTGGCCCCATGACGGCGGCAGGAATAGTTGCGGTAATTTTGAGCCTGATGAAGCGGTAA
- a CDS encoding ATP-binding protein — translation MNSIVSSTILSLKSLSVYRRLLEDPLIKKFENLLKAAKSGDPLLSAEAYCDLLYGLLAKSERALGVGNSFQNLILDLMLEDENPFSLSSERAGKDTADHLKKLVKTDLKLLKSVFEFNFEVILSFIKAKLGLDLPSIPINREPKGNKFPYPEYYYREKYNLKQKLETSTGWENFVDDLAEFYKKVGCGIFGKYWAFRVKEKDGKLDLIGIAEPDPIRIHDIIGYEEQKMEVLRNTEQFVKGFKANNVLLYGDRGTGKSSTVKAMLHEFGERGLRIVEVLKYQLTCLPQIISLLRTRPQRFIVFIDDLSFEEHETEYKYLKAILEGSLEKTPENLLIYATSNRRHIVKEFTKDRTDELKPKDTVQEKLSLSDRFGITVVFPSPDQEAYLEIVEGIAKKRGINLDGETLRKLALRWELWNNQRSGRTARQFIDDLEGRLASGKLLNQQDY, via the coding sequence ATGAACTCAATTGTAAGCTCCACAATTTTGTCATTGAAAAGTCTTTCGGTATACAGGAGACTCCTGGAAGACCCCTTGATAAAGAAATTCGAAAACCTATTAAAAGCTGCGAAGTCCGGCGATCCTTTGCTTTCCGCTGAAGCTTACTGCGACCTATTATACGGACTTTTGGCTAAAAGCGAAAGGGCTCTTGGTGTTGGAAATTCTTTTCAGAACCTAATACTCGACCTCATGCTTGAAGATGAAAATCCTTTCAGTTTGAGCTCTGAAAGGGCAGGAAAAGATACTGCAGATCACCTTAAAAAACTCGTCAAAACTGATTTAAAGCTCCTTAAGTCCGTCTTTGAATTTAATTTTGAAGTCATTTTGAGCTTCATCAAAGCAAAGCTAGGGCTTGACTTACCTTCTATCCCTATCAACCGCGAACCAAAGGGAAATAAGTTCCCATATCCAGAATATTACTACAGGGAAAAATATAACTTGAAGCAAAAGCTGGAAACTTCAACGGGGTGGGAAAACTTTGTAGATGATTTGGCAGAATTTTATAAAAAAGTGGGGTGTGGGATTTTCGGCAAATACTGGGCCTTCCGAGTCAAGGAGAAAGACGGAAAATTGGACCTGATAGGGATAGCAGAACCCGATCCCATAAGGATTCATGATATAATAGGCTATGAAGAACAAAAAATGGAAGTCTTGAGGAACACTGAACAATTCGTTAAGGGCTTCAAGGCCAACAATGTGCTCCTTTACGGCGACCGAGGGACCGGTAAGTCCTCGACTGTAAAGGCAATGCTCCATGAATTCGGCGAAAGGGGCCTTCGAATAGTTGAGGTCTTAAAATATCAGTTGACATGCCTTCCCCAAATAATATCTCTACTGAGAACCAGACCCCAGCGCTTTATAGTTTTTATAGACGACCTATCCTTCGAAGAGCATGAAACGGAATACAAATACTTAAAGGCTATCTTAGAGGGCAGTCTGGAAAAGACTCCTGAAAACTTATTGATCTATGCCACCTCCAACAGGAGGCACATCGTCAAAGAATTTACAAAAGACCGCACTGATGAGCTTAAGCCCAAGGATACTGTACAAGAGAAACTCTCTCTCTCCGATCGTTTCGGAATAACCGTGGTGTTCCCCTCTCCCGATCAGGAAGCTTACCTTGAAATAGTAGAGGGAATAGCGAAGAAAAGAGGAATAAATTTGGATGGAGAAACCTTGAGAAAATTGGCGTTAAGATGGGAATTGTGGAACAATCAACGTTCCGGGAGGACTGCAAGGCAGTTTATAGACGATTTAGAAGGAAGGTTAGCAAGCGGAAAATTATTAAATCAACAGGATTATTAA
- a CDS encoding tyrosine-type recombinase/integrase, which yields MAKLARLKTPQLDFRFILSEFLLSKQADGISPRTLEDYRRHVNSFLRASPNISDYDSLYKAVIKYFSQPCSPGYRNIKLRYLRAFFNWCVEKGYIPANPTAGIKKAKEDIDNIRHVSLEEVKKLLQQPDKSTYTGLRDYCLMLVQIDTGVRPGELLQVRVSDLNLDSREIRIRPEVAKTRVGRTLAITPFTAQQIARFLRIRPEHWRDDVPLFASENGLTMDEKHWAKRIREYCKKAGIKVTPYGLRHTFAIEFLKAGGDPFSLQRILGYADLTMTRRYVRLSQDDIREVHEKASPVQKLQQMGKRAPRKLPGGVK from the coding sequence ATGGCAAAGTTAGCAAGGCTAAAAACTCCCCAATTAGACTTCCGTTTCATCTTGAGCGAATTCCTTCTTTCAAAGCAGGCAGATGGCATTTCTCCCCGTACGCTGGAAGACTACAGACGGCATGTTAATTCCTTCCTCCGTGCCAGCCCCAATATTTCTGATTATGATTCGCTATACAAGGCAGTAATAAAGTATTTCAGCCAGCCATGTTCTCCGGGGTATCGAAATATTAAACTTCGTTATTTGCGTGCCTTTTTTAACTGGTGTGTAGAAAAAGGCTATATCCCTGCCAATCCAACAGCAGGCATAAAAAAGGCCAAAGAAGATATTGACAATATCCGTCATGTCTCCCTTGAGGAAGTGAAAAAACTCCTCCAACAGCCGGATAAAAGCACCTATACGGGCCTAAGAGATTACTGCCTTATGCTCGTACAGATTGATACAGGCGTAAGGCCCGGGGAGTTACTACAGGTTAGAGTTTCAGACCTTAACCTTGACTCAAGGGAGATACGGATAAGGCCCGAAGTGGCAAAAACAAGGGTAGGGAGGACGCTTGCAATCACTCCATTTACAGCCCAGCAGATTGCAAGGTTCTTGAGAATACGCCCGGAGCATTGGAGGGATGATGTGCCGTTATTTGCTTCCGAGAATGGCCTTACAATGGATGAAAAGCATTGGGCAAAAAGGATAAGAGAATACTGCAAAAAAGCAGGGATAAAAGTCACTCCCTACGGTTTACGCCATACCTTCGCCATTGAGTTTCTAAAAGCCGGTGGCGACCCCTTCAGCCTCCAGAGGATTTTGGGCTATGCAGATTTGACTATGACAAGGCGGTATGTCAGGCTTTCGCAGGACGACATAAGAGAAGTGCATGAAAAGGCTTCTCCAGTGCAGAAGTTACAGCAGATGGGTAAGCGTGCACCGAGAAAACTGCCGGGAGGTGTGAAATAA
- a CDS encoding purine phosphorylase — protein sequence MLFIVTAYHVEAKPIIEYFGLKKVLKNSRFQVFAGKEMALVESGPGAIASACATSFLLTEFKARSKDIALNIGIAGAKNDNLKKGEAILCHKIIYNDTKRVFYPDILVKHNMKEGVLETFDFPVVKGDYPAELIEGDIVDMEGAGFFEAASFFLPPHGVHCIKVVSDYLERAVEPSFVLDIIGENLPLIEGFISSLESIHRFMPRGLSENEEKIIDKLAENLRLTFTMTHQLKNLIQYYLSKNEGLPWELYEFLNIKVNSKSEGKVYFERIKKMLC from the coding sequence GTGTTATTCATAGTAACTGCATATCACGTAGAGGCAAAGCCCATTATTGAATATTTTGGGCTGAAGAAGGTTTTAAAAAATAGCCGTTTCCAGGTTTTTGCCGGAAAGGAAATGGCTCTGGTGGAAAGCGGTCCGGGGGCTATTGCCTCCGCTTGTGCCACTTCCTTTTTATTAACCGAGTTTAAAGCTAGGAGCAAAGACATCGCGCTTAATATAGGCATCGCCGGTGCAAAAAATGATAATCTTAAAAAGGGCGAAGCTATCCTTTGTCACAAAATAATCTATAACGATACAAAGAGAGTATTTTATCCTGATATACTCGTAAAACATAATATGAAGGAAGGGGTTTTGGAAACTTTTGATTTTCCAGTGGTTAAGGGAGATTATCCTGCAGAACTTATTGAAGGCGACATAGTTGACATGGAAGGTGCTGGATTCTTTGAGGCTGCATCATTTTTCCTGCCTCCTCATGGCGTCCACTGTATCAAAGTTGTTTCTGATTATTTGGAAAGAGCAGTAGAGCCGTCTTTCGTATTGGATATTATTGGAGAAAACCTGCCTTTGATAGAGGGTTTCATTTCATCTTTAGAGTCGATTCACCGTTTTATGCCAAGGGGGTTATCTGAAAACGAAGAAAAGATAATTGACAAACTTGCGGAAAACCTCAGACTCACTTTTACGATGACTCATCAACTGAAGAATTTAATTCAGTATTATCTCTCAAAAAACGAAGGTCTACCATGGGAGCTTTATGAATTTTTAAACATAAAAGTGAATTCAAAAAGCGAGGGGAAGGTTTATTTTGAAAGGATTAAAAAAATGCTTTGTTAG
- the hcp gene encoding hydroxylamine reductase: protein MFCYQCEQTPKGGCTKIGVCGKNEDISSLQDTIILGLKGISAYAVHARELGFTDPEVDATVQEALYMTLTNVNFNLQEHIDMAMKVGKATVKVMELLDKAHTSKFGIPEPVEVPQDKIEGHCILVTGHNLHALKLLLEQSEGKGVNIYTHSEMLPAHGYPELRKYKHLKGNLGKSWTDQRKLFEEFPGAIVGTTNCIMPIKGTYSDRFFSYGAAGLEGVQKIENDDFTPVIEKALSLPPANVDSDKMVVTGFHHETVLKIAPEIIDAVKAGKIKRFFVIAGCDTPGSGNEYFRKLALALPKDCVIITTSCGKFRFNDVDYGTVPGTNIPRYIDFGQCNNSISAIKVATALAEAFNCSVNDLPLSIVLSWFEQKAVAILLGLLSLGVKNIYIGPKAPEFITPGVMKVLQDNFNLKLISNVEKDLAEMLG, encoded by the coding sequence ATGTTCTGTTATCAGTGCGAGCAAACTCCAAAAGGCGGTTGCACAAAAATCGGAGTTTGCGGTAAAAACGAGGATATATCCAGTCTCCAGGATACGATAATTTTAGGTTTGAAGGGTATATCTGCTTATGCGGTCCACGCTAGAGAACTCGGCTTTACCGACCCCGAAGTAGACGCCACCGTACAGGAAGCTCTTTACATGACCCTAACCAACGTTAACTTCAACCTGCAGGAGCATATAGATATGGCGATGAAGGTAGGCAAGGCAACAGTAAAGGTCATGGAACTTTTAGACAAGGCTCATACGTCCAAGTTCGGAATCCCGGAACCGGTGGAAGTTCCCCAGGACAAAATCGAAGGCCACTGCATCCTGGTAACCGGCCATAACCTCCACGCTCTTAAATTACTGCTCGAACAATCCGAAGGGAAGGGCGTAAACATTTACACCCATTCCGAAATGCTGCCTGCCCACGGCTATCCAGAACTTAGAAAATACAAGCATCTAAAAGGGAACTTAGGCAAATCCTGGACCGACCAAAGGAAACTTTTCGAAGAGTTTCCTGGCGCTATCGTAGGGACCACCAACTGCATAATGCCAATAAAGGGCACGTACTCCGACCGCTTCTTCAGCTACGGCGCCGCGGGACTTGAGGGCGTTCAGAAAATCGAAAACGACGATTTCACACCCGTTATCGAAAAAGCCCTGTCGCTCCCGCCAGCCAACGTAGATTCCGATAAGATGGTAGTGACCGGCTTTCATCACGAAACGGTACTTAAAATCGCCCCCGAAATAATTGACGCCGTAAAGGCCGGAAAAATAAAAAGGTTCTTCGTGATAGCAGGTTGCGACACTCCGGGCAGCGGCAACGAGTACTTCAGGAAGCTCGCCTTAGCTTTGCCGAAGGACTGCGTTATCATCACCACCTCCTGCGGCAAATTCCGTTTCAACGACGTGGATTACGGCACCGTGCCTGGAACCAACATCCCGCGCTATATAGACTTCGGCCAGTGCAACAACTCCATCTCGGCGATAAAGGTAGCAACGGCCCTTGCCGAAGCTTTCAACTGTTCGGTGAATGACCTGCCCCTTTCGATAGTGCTCTCTTGGTTCGAACAAAAAGCTGTGGCAATACTTCTCGGCCTTTTGAGCCTGGGAGTGAAAAATATCTATATCGGCCCCAAAGCCCCCGAATTCATTACGCCGGGAGTGATGAAGGTCCTCCAGGATAACTTCAACCTGAAACTCATAAGCAACGTAGAAAAGGACCTCGCCGAAATGCTTGGATAA
- a CDS encoding HD-GYP domain-containing protein encodes MVKQPKIQLFDFIMSISETIDLISPLVANHHFKVAYIAYMIGYELNLPPENLNDLIIAGALHDIGALSFKERIDALQFELENPYKHAELSYQLLKTYLPFSKIAELVRFHHVPWNYGEGAEFSGKAVPLGSHILHLADRIAVLTGSSQMDILRRSKEIVRRVESQSNRLFLPELVEAFKNVAVKESFWLEVTSPFLSSVLKSRVTLPVIELQLETLLDVAKLFSHIIDFRSRFTATHSSGVAATAEYLAKLCGFSGRECLMMSIAGYLHDLGKLAVPVEILEKNGSLTKKEFDIVKSHPFFTYRILEPLKGLEEITAWASFHHEKLDGSGYPFHYKAYDLPLGSRIMSVADVFCAITEDRPYRKGMTKGQAVKVLEEMVKNSALDFYVVDVLKSSFEEVNRVRKRAEKAAAEEYRSFYENLTY; translated from the coding sequence ATGGTAAAACAACCAAAAATCCAACTCTTCGACTTCATCATGTCCATATCGGAGACTATAGACCTCATAAGCCCCCTAGTAGCCAATCATCACTTTAAGGTGGCATATATCGCATATATGATAGGCTACGAATTAAATCTTCCTCCTGAAAACTTAAACGACCTGATAATTGCAGGAGCATTGCACGATATAGGGGCCCTTTCCTTTAAGGAACGTATAGACGCTCTTCAGTTTGAACTGGAAAATCCCTATAAACACGCTGAGTTGAGCTACCAGCTTTTAAAAACTTACCTGCCTTTTTCCAAGATTGCCGAGCTGGTAAGATTTCATCACGTCCCATGGAACTATGGAGAAGGCGCAGAATTTAGCGGAAAAGCAGTACCTCTGGGCAGCCACATACTCCACCTTGCTGACCGCATAGCGGTGCTCACGGGAAGCAGCCAAATGGACATTTTGAGAAGGTCAAAGGAAATAGTAAGGAGGGTTGAAAGCCAGTCCAATCGACTGTTTTTGCCTGAGCTTGTAGAAGCCTTTAAAAACGTGGCTGTCAAGGAGAGCTTTTGGCTGGAAGTGACCTCACCCTTTTTAAGCTCTGTTCTAAAGAGTAGAGTTACACTGCCTGTAATCGAACTCCAACTTGAAACCCTGTTAGATGTGGCAAAATTGTTTTCCCATATAATAGACTTCAGAAGCCGCTTTACCGCTACACATTCCAGCGGTGTTGCGGCAACTGCCGAATACTTAGCAAAACTTTGCGGTTTTTCCGGAAGGGAATGCTTAATGATGAGTATAGCGGGGTACTTACACGACCTTGGAAAGTTAGCGGTGCCTGTAGAAATTCTAGAAAAAAATGGAAGTCTCACTAAAAAAGAGTTTGATATCGTAAAATCCCATCCTTTTTTTACATATCGCATCTTAGAACCGCTAAAAGGCTTAGAAGAAATAACGGCATGGGCTTCCTTTCATCACGAAAAGCTGGACGGCAGCGGCTATCCCTTCCATTACAAGGCTTACGACCTGCCCCTGGGCTCCCGAATAATGTCAGTTGCCGATGTATTTTGCGCTATCACCGAGGACAGACCTTACAGAAAGGGAATGACCAAAGGGCAGGCCGTAAAAGTGCTTGAGGAAATGGTAAAGAATTCCGCACTTGATTTTTATGTCGTAGATGTTTTGAAATCCAGCTTTGAGGAAGTAAATAGGGTAAGAAAAAGAGCAGAAAAGGCCGCCGCTGAAGAATACAGGAGTTTTTACGAAAATTTGACTTATTAG
- the cobT gene encoding nicotinate-nucleotide--dimethylbenzimidazole phosphoribosyltransferase yields MEILERALKSIGELDNTAMQRARERLDNLTKPKGSLGALEDLAVKLAGISGKVFNDFRKKTVIIMAGDHGVADEGVSAYPKEVTPQMVVNFLSGGAAINVLARHEGAEIICVDIGVASDVDHPGLLVRKVKKGTDNIAKGPAMSREEAIKAIEVGVVTAWESIDKGSDLIATGDMGIGNTTPSSAILAAFSGKPLEEIVGRGTGIDDLRLQKKLNAIRKALEVNKPDPEDPIGVLAKVGGLEIAGIAGVILGAASRRVPVIIDGLISTAGALIASKIDPRSINFMIASHVSEEPGHKVMLELLGLKPMIFMRMRLGEGTGAVLAMNLVEAAAKIIKEMATFEEAGVSKEEI; encoded by the coding sequence ATGGAAATCTTGGAAAGAGCATTAAAAAGTATAGGGGAACTGGATAATACGGCCATGCAAAGGGCGAGGGAAAGGCTGGACAACTTGACAAAACCTAAAGGGAGCCTGGGAGCCCTGGAAGACCTGGCAGTAAAATTAGCTGGGATAAGCGGTAAGGTGTTTAATGATTTCAGAAAAAAGACCGTGATTATAATGGCGGGTGACCATGGCGTTGCGGATGAAGGGGTCAGTGCATATCCAAAAGAGGTAACCCCCCAAATGGTGGTGAACTTCCTTTCTGGAGGGGCTGCCATAAACGTACTCGCGCGCCACGAAGGAGCCGAGATAATTTGTGTTGACATAGGAGTAGCTTCAGATGTGGACCATCCAGGCCTGCTTGTAAGAAAGGTAAAAAAAGGCACAGATAACATTGCAAAAGGTCCTGCCATGAGCAGAGAAGAAGCGATAAAAGCCATCGAAGTAGGAGTTGTCACCGCTTGGGAAAGCATAGATAAAGGCTCCGACCTTATTGCCACGGGAGATATGGGAATAGGAAACACCACGCCTAGCAGTGCAATACTTGCTGCATTTTCAGGTAAGCCCCTTGAAGAAATAGTCGGCCGCGGAACCGGGATAGATGACCTTCGCCTGCAGAAAAAATTAAACGCAATAAGAAAAGCTCTAGAGGTAAATAAACCCGACCCTGAAGACCCAATAGGGGTCCTTGCAAAAGTAGGGGGCCTGGAAATCGCAGGCATTGCAGGGGTAATTTTGGGAGCGGCCTCGCGCAGAGTACCTGTCATCATAGACGGTCTTATATCGACTGCCGGTGCCCTTATTGCTTCTAAGATAGATCCCCGTTCAATAAACTTTATGATAGCGTCTCACGTATCTGAAGAACCAGGTCACAAAGTAATGCTAGAACTTTTGGGGCTCAAACCCATGATCTTCATGAGAATGAGATTGGGTGAAGGTACTGGCGCAGTACTTGCCATGAATCTTGTAGAGGCGGCAGCAAAGATAATAAAGGAAATGGCGACTTTTGAGGAAGCAGGTGTTTCAAAAGAGGAAATATAA
- a CDS encoding L,D-transpeptidase family protein — MKKLLIVTAFIFIFLAAFYSPSQANQDVSGQKLKGEVSLVIYTLERKLVVLDDGKPFKTFPVAVGTFETPTPIGLFRITEKSKWGEGFGSRWMRLSVPWGIYGIHGTNKPYSIGGFASHGCIRMHNRHVEEVFGWVKVGTKVYIVGGVDGPFTFGFRTLMQGSRGSDVVEVQKRLYNYGFYNGNFDGIYGSGTREAVKTFQKENGLKATGIVNEATYRALGIFRFE, encoded by the coding sequence TTGAAAAAATTACTTATTGTCACTGCTTTTATATTTATATTTTTAGCGGCTTTTTATTCACCTTCACAGGCCAACCAGGATGTTTCCGGCCAAAAACTAAAAGGCGAAGTTTCTTTGGTAATATATACCCTTGAAAGGAAGCTTGTAGTCTTGGATGACGGAAAGCCCTTTAAGACCTTTCCGGTAGCGGTGGGTACCTTCGAAACCCCTACTCCTATAGGTCTTTTCAGGATTACAGAAAAATCAAAATGGGGCGAGGGATTCGGCAGCCGGTGGATGAGGCTCAGCGTTCCCTGGGGAATTTACGGCATCCACGGTACAAACAAGCCCTATTCCATCGGCGGTTTCGCCTCCCACGGGTGCATCAGGATGCACAACAGGCACGTGGAAGAAGTTTTCGGCTGGGTAAAGGTGGGCACAAAGGTTTATATAGTGGGAGGCGTGGACGGGCCTTTCACCTTCGGCTTTAGAACCCTGATGCAGGGTAGCAGGGGCTCGGATGTGGTGGAGGTGCAAAAAAGGCTTTATAATTACGGCTTCTACAACGGCAATTTTGACGGAATTTACGGCTCTGGGACACGGGAAGCTGTAAAGACCTTTCAAAAAGAAAATGGTCTTAAAGCTACCGGAATAGTAAACGAAGCTACTTATAGGGCCCTCGGAATCTTCAGGTTTGAATAA
- a CDS encoding SPL family radical SAM protein produces the protein MKGLKKCFVRSFSHIYVEEGVEESPLTKEILKKFPKAVKVRIKHYKDVFCRPRQNFFVQESSRKLIIAAKKGELLYQGPDICHSFGNENFYYASPALNCVYSCDYCYLKGMYASANLVIFVNVEDFFKEIEDLIRRNPIYLSISYDTDLLALERIAPLCTRWIEFARGKEDLKLEIRTKSANYSAISYLAPACNVILAWTLSPDEAIKKYEKNAPPLELRLKNVKKAIGDGWNVRLCFDPVLYFEDWEAAYENLISRTFSVIPADKIKDASIGVFRIPRDYLKRMRRNFPPSEIIHYPYTAREGVYTYDEKIKRELTEKVWSLLIKHVPEDKIFVL, from the coding sequence TTGAAAGGATTAAAAAAATGCTTTGTTAGAAGTTTTTCTCACATATACGTCGAAGAAGGGGTGGAGGAATCTCCTTTGACGAAAGAAATACTAAAAAAGTTTCCGAAGGCCGTCAAAGTCAGGATAAAGCACTACAAGGATGTATTTTGCAGGCCAAGGCAAAACTTTTTCGTTCAAGAGTCAAGCAGGAAACTGATAATCGCAGCCAAAAAAGGAGAGTTGCTGTACCAGGGGCCTGATATTTGTCACAGTTTCGGAAATGAAAACTTTTACTACGCTTCGCCGGCTTTGAACTGTGTTTATTCGTGCGATTACTGTTACCTTAAAGGAATGTATGCTTCGGCGAATCTGGTAATTTTCGTGAACGTAGAGGATTTCTTTAAGGAGATCGAAGACTTGATAAGGCGAAATCCGATTTACCTGAGCATTTCTTATGACACTGATTTATTGGCGCTTGAAAGAATTGCACCCCTTTGCACTAGGTGGATTGAGTTTGCGAGGGGAAAAGAGGATTTAAAGCTAGAAATACGCACGAAGAGCGCAAATTATTCAGCCATAAGCTATCTTGCGCCTGCTTGCAATGTGATTTTAGCCTGGACTCTTTCTCCGGATGAGGCAATTAAGAAGTATGAAAAAAATGCGCCTCCCCTCGAACTCCGACTCAAAAATGTAAAAAAGGCCATCGGCGATGGCTGGAATGTAAGGCTTTGCTTTGACCCGGTTTTGTATTTTGAAGATTGGGAAGCGGCTTACGAAAATTTGATAAGCCGGACTTTTTCGGTGATTCCGGCAGATAAGATAAAAGACGCGAGTATTGGCGTCTTTAGGATACCCCGCGATTACTTAAAGAGGATGAGGAGAAATTTCCCGCCTTCGGAGATAATCCACTACCCTTATACAGCGAGGGAAGGAGTATATACTTATGATGAAAAAATTAAAAGAGAATTAACGGAAAAAGTCTGGTCTCTATTAATAAAGCATGTCCCGGAGGATAAAATTTTCGTTTTGTAA
- a CDS encoding glycosyltransferase family 2 protein produces the protein MRVSVIIPAFNEEKNVEFVVREAKKIENLREIIVVDDGSTDRTAEKAANAGAAVIRHEKNRGKGAALMTGCFAAKGEIIVFLDADLCFKADDLEKLLEPIKKGEADMTVAKFPKARKKGGFGLVKSLSRWGVYLMTGEKFNAALSGQRAFKREMLKSVGEIPPGFGVEVGFLIDVLRKGYRVIEVDVNMSHRETGRSLRDFAHRGRQFRDILLTLLRKLYAV, from the coding sequence ATGCGTGTAAGCGTTATAATTCCGGCTTTTAACGAAGAAAAAAATGTGGAATTTGTCGTAAGGGAAGCAAAGAAAATCGAAAATTTAAGGGAAATAATAGTGGTGGACGATGGTTCAACAGACCGTACTGCTGAAAAAGCAGCCAACGCAGGTGCAGCGGTAATCAGGCATGAAAAAAACAGGGGAAAAGGGGCTGCTCTGATGACGGGCTGTTTTGCCGCAAAAGGAGAAATAATCGTTTTTCTCGATGCGGACCTTTGTTTTAAGGCCGATGACCTAGAAAAGCTTTTGGAACCGATAAAAAAAGGGGAGGCCGATATGACCGTGGCTAAATTTCCAAAAGCCAGGAAAAAAGGCGGATTCGGGCTAGTGAAAAGTCTTTCGCGGTGGGGAGTTTATCTCATGACAGGGGAAAAATTTAATGCAGCGTTGTCAGGCCAGCGAGCGTTTAAGCGCGAAATGCTGAAAAGCGTTGGGGAAATCCCGCCTGGATTCGGCGTAGAGGTGGGGTTTTTGATAGACGTGCTCAGAAAAGGTTATAGAGTTATCGAAGTGGACGTGAATATGAGCCACCGCGAGACGGGAAGAAGCCTGCGGGACTTTGCGCACAGGGGGCGGCAGTTTAGAGACATTTTGCTCACGCTGCTACGAAAGTTGTACGCTGTATAA